The DNA region TTCTAATATCGGTATACCAGGCGTTATTCTCATCGTTGTTTTTGCACTGATCTTATTTGGCCCAGCCAAGCTCCCTGAATTAGGAAGAGCCATGGGTAAAACACTCAAAGAATTTAAATCAGCCACCCACGAATTAACCAGTGAAGCACCAGTCACCATGGCCACCGTGGTCCCGGTCGAGATCGCCAAAACTCCCGTACACAGTGGGGTCGAAACGCCTGTCCAAGATGTGACAGAAGGATGAAATTTAATTTATCACAGTGGAAACGCAATGTACACAACGATCAAACCGTGATTGAACATCTAGGTGAATTGCGAAAACATCTCATCTATTCG from Sulfoacidibacillus ferrooxidans includes:
- a CDS encoding twin-arginine translocase TatA/TatE family subunit, producing the protein MFSNIGIPGVILIVVFALILFGPAKLPELGRAMGKTLKEFKSATHELTSEAPVTMATVVPVEIAKTPVHSGVETPVQDVTEG